Proteins from one Anastrepha obliqua isolate idAnaObli1 chromosome 2, idAnaObli1_1.0, whole genome shotgun sequence genomic window:
- the LOC129239163 gene encoding uncharacterized protein LOC129239163: MNIARILGHNNKIYQKFGDYCITEAEPNQCCIVCCFCQEEHHSEETFWAHIKRVHDYTPTSLRVMLEEKPVIANCMRDDSESRDTTPSCHSGKLTLATSKTNVVQPVASDTPMYVEAEYLEGVVLNDPNTLLELTDITSTFLDFKEKTPCDTQSATPKGNQEKENVQKIVNNQLNSEIQSSRVNGTAKDLIDIDSLTPKQLLENGKLLKRLFQQMQHVNNEFKYKLNKLTQTVKLIECELKKEPGSRTLKRYMKIIPDQPFTSRDEVLILDDELHHSKEMRDALHEETLALPIDNVDSFCRILWRFIMTDEVSNQFCWRGVVNADKVTKYPIKDMTILDVFQGVFRERYPELPFNFFKDRTMIYFNKAHERLKRKQLNKVDAACNVDSNDCEVKEQERFKQARNDAETNDDGVDAVFQEVFCR, from the exons ATGAATATCGCACGCATTCTCGGACATAATAACAAAATCTATCAAAAGTTCGGCGATTATTGCATTACAGAGGCAGAGCCAAATCAATGTTGTATTGTTTGCTGCTTCTGCCAGGAAGAACACCACAGTGAGGAAACTTTCTGGGCGCACATAAAACGGGTGCATGACTATACGCCTACAAGTCTGCGCGTGATGCTCGAGGAGAAACCAGTGATAGCTAATTGCATGAGAGATGACAGTGAGAGTCGTGACACAACGCCGAGTTGTCATAGCGGTAAGCTTACGCTAGCGACGTCCAAAACGAATGTAGTTCAGCCGGTAGCAAGTGATACACCAATGTACGTGGAAGCAGAATACCTTGAAGGTGTTGTGTTAAATGATCCAAACACACTCTTGGAACTTACCGATATAACGAGTACGTTTCTGGATTTCAAAGAGAAGACGCCATGTGATACACAGAGTGCAACACCAAAAGGCAATCAAGAAAAGGAGAACGTACAAAAAA TTGTGAACAATCAATTGAATTCGGAAATTCAGTCATCCCGCGTAAATGGTACTGCTAAAGACCTCATAGACATTGATAGCCTCACACCCAAGCAGCTGTTGGAGAATGGGAAATTATTAAAGCGCCTCTTCCAGCAGATGCAACACGTCAACAATGAGTTtaaatataaactaaataaGCTGACGCAGACTGTTAAGCTAATTGAGTGTGAGCTCAAGAAAGAACCGGGTAGTCGTACGCTAAAACGTTACATGAAAATCATACCAGATCAGCCATTTACCAGCCGCGACGAAGTACTTATTTTGGATGATGAGTTGCATCATAGCAAAGAGATGCGTGACGCATTG CATGAAGAAACACTGGCGCTACCTATCGATAATGTTGATTCATTCTGTCGCATACTCTGGCGCTTTATTATGACAGATGAAGTATCAAATCAGTTCTGCTGGCGGGGTGTTGTAAATGCGGATAAAGTGACAAAATATCCCATTAAGGATATGACTATTTTGGACGTGTTTCAAG GTGTTTTTCGTGAGCGATATCCCGAACTACCGTTTAACTTCTTCAAGGATCGCACTATGATATACTTCAATAAGGCACATGAGCGTTTAAAACGTAAGCAATTGAACAAAGTTGATGCTGCTTGTAACGTGGATAGTAATGACTGTGAGGTGAAGGAACAGGAAAGATTTAAGCAAGCGCGTAACGATGCAGAAACTAATGATGATGGTGTGGATGCAGTATTTCAAGAAGTATTCTGTCGATGA